A window of the Brassica napus cultivar Da-Ae chromosome C5, Da-Ae, whole genome shotgun sequence genome harbors these coding sequences:
- the LOC111210441 gene encoding methyl jasmonate esterase 1-like, whose protein sequence is MESQTNKYLALILVTFLISLYHHPISATPQQGHAHFVLVHGAGHGAWCWYKLIPILKSQGHNVTAVDLAASGIDLSRAETLMSINEYIEPLMDLMNSLNVDEKVILVAHGFGGLAISKAMELFHDKVHMAIFVTALMPGPTFNFTFLSKGLVRWQAPLLDMKFIFGDGPNNPPTLSIGGPLFLSLNMYDLSPREDVELAGALVRPLRLFRNEDIDTSLVLTPERYGSVNRIFVVSEKGKTLMKEFQLWMIKNNLPNHVEYIQDSDHMVMISRPLDLGDRLLYLAKKFA, encoded by the exons ATGGAGAGCCAAACCAACAAATACTTAGCCCTGATTCTTGTTACATTCTTGATCAGTCTATACCACCATCCTATCTCCGCCACACCACAACAAGGCCATGCCCATTTCGTGCTGGTTCATGGGGCCGGTCACGGCGCTTGGTGTTGGTATAAACTCATACCAATATTGAAATCTCAAGGACACAACGTAACTGCAGTCGACTTAGCTGCATCCGGGATCGATCTAAGTCGGGCTGAAACTCTCATGTCGATCAACGAGTATATTGAGCCACTGATGGACCTAATGAATAGTCTAAACGTGGATGAGAAGGTGATTCTGGTGGCACATGGTTTTGGTGGGCTTGCTATTTCCAAGGCCATGGAGTTATTCCATGATAAGGTTCATATGGCTATTTTCGTTACTGCCCTAATGCCTGGCCCAACCTTCAATTTCACGTTTCTTTCTAAAGGG TTGGTGAGGTGGCAAGCTCCATTACTAGACATGAAGTTTATATTTGGAGATGGTCCTAATAACCCCCCTACTCTTTCCATTGGAGGTCCACTTTTCCTTTCTTTAAATATGTATGACCTTAGTCCGAGAGAG GACGTTGAATTGGCGGGTGCATTGGTTCGGCCACTGCGCTTATTCAGAAACGAAGATATAGACACAAGTCTTGTGCTCACGCCCGAGAGATACGGATCGGTAAATCGGATCTTTGTAGTGTCCGAGAAAGGCAAAACATTGATGAAAGAGTTCCAACTCTGGATGATCAAGAACAATCTTCCTAATCATGTGGAGTATATCCAGGATTCTGATCATATGGTCATGATTTCCAGGCCGTTGGATCTCGGTGACCGTCTTTTATATTTGGCTAAGAAGTTCGCTTGA